From Mucilaginibacter rubeus, a single genomic window includes:
- a CDS encoding PP2C family protein-serine/threonine phosphatase gives MANNFFGITDTGKQRQNNEDAFIAEKSGDGNFIIACVVDGVGGYAGGEIAAEIARATILEQLQYIAGDIVPLLVNTFTIANQRIYEEKVQNKELENMACVLTLAVVDVINNKFYYAHVGDTRLYLLRDYSLIKISKDHSFVGFLEDSGRLTEEAAMDHPKRNEINKALGFAGQISKDPDFVETGSSPFLPGDILLLCSDGLTDLVDKSKITDILTSSDNLPQKGKKLIDAANSRGGKDNVTVVLVHNDKERKQHSATKPVATAKTVDQPEVVPAPIKKQEEPEPVVKTKGNGGTVAILTLLCFIFLGGFIWQFKKNADQAAIPKKTDTLVAQPVKNAVELKLQDTINKLKGHTLLLSAADFQQPIVLSDTLHINKDSLYIKTKGAIIFKKDSTYKGPAITLAANCKYVVLDSVAFDGFPTAIVTHNDALVLKNVQFNNCLTPVQVSYLFPNKKYISGRLFGSMFKTDSVPTKATH, from the coding sequence ATGGCAAATAATTTTTTCGGGATAACAGATACCGGTAAGCAAAGGCAAAACAATGAAGATGCCTTTATTGCCGAAAAATCGGGCGATGGTAATTTTATCATAGCCTGTGTGGTTGATGGGGTAGGAGGTTACGCCGGCGGTGAAATAGCTGCCGAAATTGCCCGCGCCACCATCCTGGAGCAGCTGCAATACATAGCGGGCGATATTGTTCCGTTGCTGGTAAATACGTTCACCATTGCCAATCAGCGTATTTACGAAGAAAAAGTACAGAACAAAGAGTTGGAAAACATGGCCTGTGTGCTTACGCTGGCCGTTGTTGATGTGATCAATAATAAATTTTACTATGCCCACGTAGGGGATACCCGCCTTTATTTGCTTCGCGATTATTCACTGATCAAGATCTCAAAAGATCACTCTTTTGTTGGCTTCCTGGAAGATTCCGGCAGGCTGACCGAAGAAGCGGCTATGGATCATCCAAAACGAAACGAGATCAATAAGGCACTTGGTTTTGCAGGACAGATCAGTAAAGACCCTGATTTTGTAGAAACAGGTAGTTCGCCGTTTTTGCCGGGGGATATCCTCTTGCTTTGCAGCGATGGCCTCACCGATCTGGTTGATAAAAGTAAGATCACCGATATCCTTACAAGTAGTGATAACCTGCCTCAAAAAGGTAAAAAACTGATTGATGCTGCCAATAGCCGGGGCGGCAAAGATAACGTGACCGTGGTTTTGGTTCATAACGATAAAGAACGCAAACAACACAGTGCCACCAAGCCCGTAGCTACCGCAAAAACGGTAGATCAGCCAGAAGTAGTTCCTGCGCCGATAAAGAAGCAGGAAGAGCCCGAACCTGTAGTGAAAACCAAAGGCAATGGCGGTACAGTAGCCATACTCACACTGCTCTGTTTCATTTTTTTAGGCGGATTTATCTGGCAGTTTAAAAAGAACGCCGATCAGGCTGCTATTCCTAAAAAAACAGATACACTGGTAGCCCAGCCGGTAAAAAACGCAGTAGAACTTAAGCTGCAGGACACCATCAATAAATTAAAAGGCCATACGCTATTGCTTTCGGCAGCCGATTTTCAGCAGCCAATTGTATTGAGCGATACTTTGCATATCAACAAGGATAGTCTTTACATCAAAACCAAAGGCGCTATCATATTTAAAAAAGATTCAACCTATAAGGGACCTGCTATAACGCTTGCTGCCAATTGTAAATATGTGGTGCTGGATAGTGTTGCCTTTGATGGTTTCCCCACAGCTATCGTGACGCATAATGATGCTTTGGTTTTGAAAAATGTGCAGTTCAATAACTGTTTAACACCGGTACAGGTATCGTACCTGTTCCCTAATAAGAAATATATCTCAGGCAGGTTGTTTGGCAGTATGTTCAAAACTGATTCTGTCCCAACTAAAGCTACCCACTAA